Within the Bradyrhizobium ottawaense genome, the region CCTCATCCCTATCTTCTAAGAGCGAGATTCGCTCGTCTCGACCCCGTAAGAACGGGGAGAAGGAGAAGAATCAGCGTATTGCCTTGGCGGTCTCGACCAGCCGCGCGCTGGTCGTGGCGGTCGCGAGCAAGGTGCCATCCTCGGCCGTCAGCCGTCCCTCGACGAAGGCGATGGTCTTGCCGAGCTGGGTGACGGTCGCCTCACCGGTGATCGGCCCCGGTCTGGCCGGCGCCAGGAAATTTATCGTCATGGTCACGGTCGCCGTATAGAGCCTGCCGTCGGTCATGACGAACACCGCCGGGCCCATGGTGTCGTCGAGCATCGCCGAGAGAATACCGCCCTGGACGAAGCCGGCCGGGTTGCAGAAGTCTTTCTTGCCGTCGAAACCGATCCGGACCCAGCCGTCCCCAGGGCGGGCATCGATGAGATACCAGCCGAGCAGTTTTGAAGACGGCGGGGCAACGAGAGTGTCGAGGGCAGTTGCGATCATGGGAACCTCCGTGAGGTCCCTTCGTAGGCCAGCCCTGTTGCCAGCATGGTGTCAGCAGCTTGACCGTCTTCGGGCCAAGCTCGCTTAGAGACCAAGCCCGTGCGCAATCGCCTTGCGCATCACGTTGGGCAGCGCTTCATCGGCGAGCGTCGCGATCGGCACCCAGCGCATGCCCTCGGGCGGCCGCGTGCGCGCGGCAACATCAGCGGTATAGATGACGAGTTCCAGCGGAAAGTGTGTGAACACATGGGTGACGACGCCCGCTTTGCGATGCCAGCGTGTCACGCCCTTGAGCACCGGCGCCTGCTTCAACGCCGTCTTGTCATCCTGTCCGGCCAGCCATTCGGAACCCGGCACTTCGGTCATGCCGCCGAGCAGGCCCTTTTCCACGCGCGTACGCACCAACAGCTGCTCGCCGCGCGTGACGATGAAGGCCGCGCCGCGGCGCAGCGTTCCCGTCTTCTTCGGCGCCTTGCGTGGAAATGCCTCCTGATCGCCGCGCGCGCGGGCCACGCAATCCTCGTTCAGCGGACACAGCGCACAGGCCGGTTTCTTCGGCGTGCAGATCGAGGAGCCGAGATCCATCAGCGCCTGGGCGCTATCGCCGGCGCGAGACTTCTCGTCGCCGGCGCGAGACTTCTCGTCGCCGGCGCGAGACGGATCCAGCAGTGTCGACGCCAATTCGCCGATCAGCGGCTTGGCCTGCGGCAACGGTTCCTCGACCGCGTAAAGCCGCGACACCACGCGTTCGATATTGCCGTCGACCGGCATGGTCCTGACATCGAAAGCGATCGCCGCGATCGCCGCCGCGGTGTAGGGCCCGATCCCCGGCAGCGCGCGCAGGCCTTGCTCGGTGTCGGGAAACACCCCGCCATGTTCGCGCAGCACCGCGACCGCGCAGGCGTGCAGGTTGCGCGCGCGCGAATAGTAGCCGAGCCCGGCCCACATCCGCAGCACGTCGTCCTGCGACGCGCTGCCGAGTGCGGCGACATCCGGCCAGCGCGCCAGAAACTTCTCGAAATAGGGCCCGACGGTTTTGACGCCGGTCTGTTGCAGCATGATTTCCGACAGCCAGACCCGGTACGGATCGGCGCGCTCGCCCGCCGGCGGCCGCCACGGCAACCGCCGGCGATGCCGGTCATACCAGTCGAGCAGCAGCGCGGGACGGTCGCTTGGCTCCGCTCCGCGTCGTTTAGCCTTGGCGACGACACCTGAATTCATGAAGGCACTCTAGTGTCGGGATTCCGATCTCTCCACGTCATGCCCGCGCTTGTCGCGGGCATCCACGTCTTTCTTTACTGCGGCAGCCAAAAGACGTGGATGGCCGGGCATGGGCGAGCGGTAGCGACGCCGTCCTCAGACGGCTATGCCCGGCCATGACACTTGGGTGGTTCCGTCCACACTCCACCAAGAAGTGTTATAAGCCCCCCATGGCAAAACCCGGCTTCATCAGCGCCAAACCGCTTTCCGTCCTGCTCAGCGACGTGTTTTCCGACGCCTATGCCAAGCAGGGATTTGCCGCGCGCGAGCTGGTGACGCGCTGGGCCGAGATCGCGGGAGCCGAAATCGCCGCCCACTCCCAGCCGCTGAAGATGCAGTGGCCGCGGCCGGTGGAAGGCCAGCCGCAGGAACCGGCGACGCTGGTGTTACGGGTCGAGGGGCCGATGGCGCTGGAGATCCAGCATTCTTCCGACGTCATCCTGGCACGGGTCAACCGCTTCTTCGGCTGGAGCGCGGTCGGCCGGCTGGCGCTGCGGCAGGCGCCGCTGTCGCGCCGAAAACTCGCCGCCCTGCCCCGCCCGCCGGACCCCAAGGCCGTCGCCAGGGTCGCCGAAACGCTGTCGGCGGTCGAGGATGAACAGTTACGCGCCGCGCTGGCGCGGCTCGGCGCCTCGATCAAGCGAAATTGAGCCTGCCGCCTGTTCCGGCTGCGGCAACCTGCCATTGCCACAATTATCGTTTCAAGCTAGCGAAGGCTTCTTTTCGCAAACGTTGGGCGTGAACGCGCCATTCGGGGACTTCTCATGATCACGCGCCGCGCCTTCACCGCCGCCCTGTCGCTGACCGGCCTTGGCCTGCTCGCCGGCTTCTCGCCGCTGCGCCTGATATCGGACGCGATGGCGCAGGGTGCGGCCGACGTCGCCAAGCCGCAGTCGCTGCCCGACATGGGGCTCGGCCCGGCCAACGCCTCGGTGACCATCACCGAATACGCCTCGATGACCTGCCCGCACTGTGCCGCCTTCACCGAAACCGTGTTTCCGAAGATCAAGTCGGAATTCATCGACTCCGGCAAGATCCGCTTCGTGTTCCGCGAATTCCCGCTCGACATCAAGGCGGCCGCGGGCTCGATGCTGGCGCGCTGCATCGCCAAGGACGATGCGCCGAAATATTTCGCCGTCGTCGACCTGCTGTTCAAGCAGCAGAACGAATGGGTGGTGAAGAACACCACGGAGACCCTGACCCGGATCGGCAAGCAGGCCGGCCTCACCCAGCAGGCGGTCGAGGACTGCCTGAAGGACCAGGCGCTGCTCGACAAGATCGCCGCCGACCAGAAATTCGCCGCCGAGGTGCTGAAGGTCAATTCGACGCCGACCTTCTTCATCAACGGCGAGATGCTCAAGGGCGAAACGTCGTTCGAGGAATTCAGCAAGCGCATCAATTCGCTGCTGAAGAGCTGACCGGTTCATTTTCGGGAGCGCACCTTGCTCATCACCCGCCGCGCCTTCGTTGCCGCTTTGCCATTGACCGCGCTGGTCACCAGGGCGATCGCGGTGCCTGCCAGCGAAGTGACAAAACCGCAGGCGCTGCCCGACATGGCGCTCGGTCCTGATGACGCCAGGGTGACGATCGTCGAATACGCGGCGCCGACCTGCCCGCATTGCGCCGCCTTCAACAGGGACGTATTTCCGAAGATCAAGTCGGAATTCATCGACACCGGCAAGGTGCGTTACGTGTTCCGCGAGTTTCCGCTCAATATCAAGGATCTGGCGTGCGCGATGCTGACGCGCCGCATCGCCGGTGAGGACTCGGCCAAGTATTTTGCCGTGGTCGACATCATGTTCCGGCAGCAGGACCAGTTGGTGGAGAAGACCTCCGATACGCTGCGGCTGATCGGGCGGCAGGCGGGTCTCAGCGCGCAGGCGGTCGAGGATTGCCTGAAGGACCAGGCGATGCAGGACAAGATCAGCGCCGGCCAGAAGTTTGCCGAGGACGTCCTGAAGGTCGAGGGCACGCCGACCTTTTTCGTCAACGGCGACGAAATCGTGGGTGAAGCCGGCTTCGAGGAATTCGCCAGGCGGATCAATTCGCTGTTGAAAAGCTGATTCGCGCCCGCTGATTCGCGCGATCGCATAAGTCCAGCAAAAGGCTCGACAAAAGCCTACAAAACCCTTGGGAAAAGCCGCGTCGGCCCGTTG harbors:
- a CDS encoding A/G-specific adenine glycosylase translates to MNSGVVAKAKRRGAEPSDRPALLLDWYDRHRRRLPWRPPAGERADPYRVWLSEIMLQQTGVKTVGPYFEKFLARWPDVAALGSASQDDVLRMWAGLGYYSRARNLHACAVAVLREHGGVFPDTEQGLRALPGIGPYTAAAIAAIAFDVRTMPVDGNIERVVSRLYAVEEPLPQAKPLIGELASTLLDPSRAGDEKSRAGDEKSRAGDSAQALMDLGSSICTPKKPACALCPLNEDCVARARGDQEAFPRKAPKKTGTLRRGAAFIVTRGEQLLVRTRVEKGLLGGMTEVPGSEWLAGQDDKTALKQAPVLKGVTRWHRKAGVVTHVFTHFPLELVIYTADVAARTRPPEGMRWVPIATLADEALPNVMRKAIAHGLGL
- a CDS encoding PaaI family thioesterase — encoded protein: MIATALDTLVAPPSSKLLGWYLIDARPGDGWVRIGFDGKKDFCNPAGFVQGGILSAMLDDTMGPAVFVMTDGRLYTATVTMTINFLAPARPGPITGEATVTQLGKTIAFVEGRLTAEDGTLLATATTSARLVETAKAIR
- a CDS encoding thioredoxin domain-containing protein, coding for MLITRRAFVAALPLTALVTRAIAVPASEVTKPQALPDMALGPDDARVTIVEYAAPTCPHCAAFNRDVFPKIKSEFIDTGKVRYVFREFPLNIKDLACAMLTRRIAGEDSAKYFAVVDIMFRQQDQLVEKTSDTLRLIGRQAGLSAQAVEDCLKDQAMQDKISAGQKFAEDVLKVEGTPTFFVNGDEIVGEAGFEEFARRINSLLKS
- a CDS encoding DUF721 domain-containing protein, with the protein product MAKPGFISAKPLSVLLSDVFSDAYAKQGFAARELVTRWAEIAGAEIAAHSQPLKMQWPRPVEGQPQEPATLVLRVEGPMALEIQHSSDVILARVNRFFGWSAVGRLALRQAPLSRRKLAALPRPPDPKAVARVAETLSAVEDEQLRAALARLGASIKRN
- a CDS encoding DsbA family protein; the protein is MITRRAFTAALSLTGLGLLAGFSPLRLISDAMAQGAADVAKPQSLPDMGLGPANASVTITEYASMTCPHCAAFTETVFPKIKSEFIDSGKIRFVFREFPLDIKAAAGSMLARCIAKDDAPKYFAVVDLLFKQQNEWVVKNTTETLTRIGKQAGLTQQAVEDCLKDQALLDKIAADQKFAAEVLKVNSTPTFFINGEMLKGETSFEEFSKRINSLLKS